A stretch of DNA from Streptomyces rubradiris:
CCGCCCCCTTCTTCTTCGCCGGCTTCTTGGCCGGGGCCGCCGACTCGGTGGCGGTGGTCATACTTCCTCCATCGGGCAGGGCGCCGCCCGGGAACCATGGAAGGGGACGGCAGCGTCTCTGGTCTACACCACCTGTGGTGTAGACCTGTTGTAGCACGATGAAGGCGGCGTAAGGAACCCGTGATTCCGCGACCGCGGCGCTACGCGCCGTGGCCTTTCGGACCCGCGGTGACAGGGCCTCAGACCTTGGTGACGTCCTCCGCCTCCTCCGCCGGCTCCCGGCCCGGTGTCCGCAGGTCGAACCGGGTGATCGCGACGCGGAAGACGACGTAGTACACGGCCGCCAGGCACAGGCCGATCGGGATGATCGCCCAGGGTCTCGTCGCCAGGTTCCAGTTGATCACGTAGTCGATCAGCCCCGCCGAGAAGCTGAACCCGTCGTGCACCCCGAGCGCCCAGGTCACCGCCATCGACACCCCGGTGAGCACGGCGTGCACGGCGTACAGGGCCGGCGCGGCGAACAGGAACGAGTACTCCAGCGGCTCGGTGATCCCGGTCACGAACGAGGTCAGCGCCACCGACAGCATCAGACCGCCGGTCTCCTTGCGCCGCTCCGGCCGCGCGCAGTGCGTGATGGCCAGCGCGGCGGCCGGCAGGGCGAACATCATGACCGGGAAGAAGCCGGAGGTGAACTGGCCGGCGCCCGGGTCCCCCTGGAGGAACATGTTGATGTCGCCGTGCACCACCGTGCCGTCCGGCTTGGTGTAGCTGCCGAACTGGAACCAGATCGGCACGTTGAGGAACTGGTGCAGGCCCACCACCAGCAGCGCCCGGTTGGCGACCCCGAAGACGCCCGAGCCCCAGGCGCCGGCGTCCCGCAGCCACCCGCTGAAGTTCTCCAGGGCGCCCCCGACGGCCGGCCAGACCAGCAGGCACACCACCGCGAACACGATCGCCGCGAACGCCATGATGATCGGCACCAGTCGGCGGCCGTTGAAGAAGCCCAGCCAGTCCACCAGGCGGGTGCGGTGGTAGCGGGCCCAGAAGAAGGCCGCGAGCAGGCCCATGACGATGCCGCCGAAGACGCCCGGGTTCTGATAGGTGAACGCGGACACCGTGCCGTCCGCCGCCTGGCAGCCGGTCGTCACCACCTTCGCGCCCGCCGGGCACCCCTCGGGGAACTGCCGGAGCACCCCGTAGTAGACGAGGAAGCCGGTCACCGCCGCGAGCGCGGTCGATCCGTCCGCCTTCTTCGCCATGCCGATCGCGACGCCCACGCAGAACAGCAGCGGCAGCCCGAGCTGCCCGTCCAGCAGGGCGCCGCCCGCCCC
This window harbors:
- a CDS encoding PTS transporter subunit EIIC, translated to MTAESTAGPVRVRWNSLFQGLQKMGRSLQLPIAVLPAAGILNRLGQPDLFGADGLGWTDVSKVLSGAGGALLDGQLGLPLLFCVGVAIGMAKKADGSTALAAVTGFLVYYGVLRQFPEGCPAGAKVVTTGCQAADGTVSAFTYQNPGVFGGIVMGLLAAFFWARYHRTRLVDWLGFFNGRRLVPIIMAFAAIVFAVVCLLVWPAVGGALENFSGWLRDAGAWGSGVFGVANRALLVVGLHQFLNVPIWFQFGSYTKPDGTVVHGDINMFLQGDPGAGQFTSGFFPVMMFALPAAALAITHCARPERRKETGGLMLSVALTSFVTGITEPLEYSFLFAAPALYAVHAVLTGVSMAVTWALGVHDGFSFSAGLIDYVINWNLATRPWAIIPIGLCLAAVYYVVFRVAITRFDLRTPGREPAEEAEDVTKV